In the genome of Leeuwenhoekiella sp. MAR_2009_132, one region contains:
- a CDS encoding family 43 glycosylhydrolase produces the protein MHKQIKSVKLYTEVLVFGLFVLSLGFSSCAQLKTITNDTFWDTIDGKPIYSQGGGIFQFNNPQSGEPTYYWYGVHYKEAETYRNDPSVTLENNHFEGVTCYSSTDLVNWKFEKHVLTPEAVDYKNNPTWLGRMGVAYVPEINQYALLIQHGKKVLIALADSPTGDFKTHREIDMTDRIGTPNTGDQTVFNDPATGKSYLVYSYGQGRNKIYLSEIGIRDGKVDLLDCVEVFRGASREGNSMFTYNEKYYMAASNIYGWDSSFAYYLVADNIYGPYLPTNEMKIMPGSEQDYAHITQTGFFYTIAGSQQETVLYCGDRWAEFAGNGLGYNQWFPMSFEGETPHFNSLSAWNLDAQTGNWTVAKTNNYVKNGSFEADRRHIPSNNKPVQEQLLGWNTEILKGNSISTTAASSPVLNYFNTEADRKQVVGEKSLYISDAIPFERVISQEITATPYVDLPDGNYTLSAKIKNTEGFLKLQLFATSAGSTRTLDFKAATAEWTSISFSNINIQNGSVTIGFEVKAQAGAEAIIDEVALIRE, from the coding sequence ATGCACAAACAAATTAAATCAGTAAAGTTATATACAGAAGTGTTAGTATTCGGTTTATTCGTTTTGAGTTTGGGTTTTAGTAGTTGTGCGCAGTTAAAAACCATAACCAACGATACGTTTTGGGACACGATTGACGGGAAACCTATTTACAGTCAGGGAGGTGGTATTTTTCAATTTAATAATCCGCAGAGCGGAGAACCTACTTATTACTGGTATGGCGTGCATTACAAAGAAGCCGAGACCTATCGCAACGATCCCAGTGTAACGCTAGAAAATAACCATTTTGAAGGGGTGACTTGTTATTCTTCCACAGATCTGGTAAACTGGAAATTTGAAAAACATGTACTTACTCCCGAAGCAGTAGATTATAAAAATAATCCCACCTGGCTGGGACGTATGGGTGTGGCTTACGTACCCGAAATTAACCAATATGCTTTGCTTATTCAGCATGGGAAAAAGGTTTTGATTGCACTGGCAGATTCGCCCACAGGCGATTTCAAAACCCACCGGGAAATTGATATGACAGATCGAATAGGCACGCCCAATACCGGAGATCAAACCGTTTTCAATGATCCTGCAACGGGTAAATCCTATCTGGTGTATTCTTATGGGCAGGGTCGCAATAAAATTTACCTGTCTGAAATTGGCATTCGCGACGGCAAGGTAGATTTATTAGATTGTGTTGAGGTTTTTCGGGGAGCAAGTCGCGAGGGCAATAGTATGTTTACCTACAACGAAAAATACTATATGGCAGCCTCCAATATTTACGGCTGGGACAGTTCGTTTGCCTATTATCTGGTAGCAGACAATATCTATGGGCCCTATTTGCCCACAAACGAAATGAAAATTATGCCGGGTAGTGAGCAAGATTATGCGCACATCACCCAAACTGGTTTTTTCTACACCATTGCGGGAAGCCAGCAGGAAACCGTATTGTATTGCGGGGATCGTTGGGCAGAATTTGCAGGAAACGGCTTGGGGTACAACCAGTGGTTTCCAATGTCTTTTGAGGGTGAAACACCGCATTTTAATTCGTTAAGTGCATGGAATCTCGACGCGCAAACTGGGAATTGGACAGTCGCCAAAACTAATAATTATGTAAAAAACGGTAGTTTTGAAGCTGATCGGCGTCACATACCCAGCAATAACAAACCGGTGCAGGAACAGCTTTTAGGTTGGAATACCGAAATACTAAAAGGGAATTCCATTTCCACCACTGCCGCAAGTTCTCCGGTCTTGAATTACTTTAATACGGAAGCAGACCGCAAACAGGTGGTGGGCGAAAAAAGCCTGTACATTAGTGATGCTATCCCTTTTGAGCGGGTAATCTCTCAGGAAATCACGGCAACTCCCTACGTTGATCTTCCTGACGGAAACTACACGCTAAGCGCAAAAATCAAGAACACCGAAGGTTTTCTTAAGCTACAACTTTTTGCGACTAGCGCAGGAAGCACGCGAACACTAGATTTTAAAGCGGCAACTGCAGAGTGGACGAGCATCAGCTTTTCAAACATCAACATACAAAACGGCAGCGTTACTATAGGTTTTGAAGTGAAGGCTCAGGCTGGTGCAGAAGCCATCATTGATGAGGTTGCTTTAATTCGGGAATGA
- a CDS encoding sulfurtransferase: protein MKKIVSAAWLYENLKEENLIILDASLGATIDGTQTDLNEKTIPNSRYFDLKANFSDGDAAFPNTLPTAAHFEVECQKLGVNTDSKIVVFDNLGVYSSPRVWWMFKAMGHKKVYVLDGGLPEWNAQGFEVEERKGANWETGNFKATLQQELVVSYDEVVANIKNPSFLIVDARSEGRFNGTEPEPRKQLQSGSIPHSVNIPYTEVLENGKFKSKGELQEVFDDTVEQDTDLVFSCGSGLTACIIMLASEIAGQKSKRVYDGSWTEWAELQNLKTGL, encoded by the coding sequence ATGAAAAAAATAGTTTCCGCAGCCTGGCTTTACGAGAATCTGAAAGAGGAAAACCTTATTATTTTAGACGCGAGTTTAGGCGCCACTATAGATGGTACCCAAACCGATCTTAACGAAAAAACCATCCCCAATTCCAGGTATTTTGATTTAAAAGCTAACTTTTCTGATGGGGATGCGGCGTTTCCTAACACGCTTCCAACAGCAGCACATTTTGAAGTAGAATGTCAAAAACTTGGTGTGAATACCGATTCAAAAATCGTGGTTTTTGATAATCTGGGAGTATATTCGAGTCCGCGAGTCTGGTGGATGTTTAAAGCAATGGGGCATAAAAAAGTGTATGTTCTCGATGGTGGCCTTCCGGAATGGAACGCGCAGGGTTTTGAGGTGGAAGAGCGCAAAGGCGCCAACTGGGAAACCGGAAATTTTAAAGCGACACTTCAGCAGGAATTGGTGGTAAGCTATGATGAGGTGGTTGCCAATATTAAAAACCCTTCTTTTTTAATTGTAGATGCCCGTTCTGAAGGACGTTTTAACGGCACCGAGCCTGAACCCCGAAAGCAATTGCAAAGCGGCAGCATTCCACATTCAGTAAATATCCCATATACCGAGGTTTTAGAAAACGGCAAATTCAAAAGCAAAGGCGAGCTTCAGGAAGTGTTTGACGATACGGTAGAGCAGGATACAGATCTAGTCTTTAGTTGTGGATCGGGTTTAACAGCCTGTATTATTATGTTGGCTTCTGAAATCGCCGGTCAAAAAAGCAAGCGGGTTTACGATGGCTCTTGGACCGAATGGGCCGAACTGCAAAACCTCAAAACCGGTTTATAA
- a CDS encoding HipA family kinase, with protein sequence MNSTSEIRHVNVTRYITPLREGGSLPAVADADDGFKYVVKFKGAGHGVKMLIAELIGCEVGRVLGFKVPEVVFAHLDEAFGRTEADEEIQDLLKGSQGLNIGLHFLSGAINFDPVVTTVDATLASEIVWFDAFMTNIDRTFRNTNMLMWHRELWLIDHGASLYFHHSFTNWEQGAQTPFGLIKDHVLLPQASALEAADTKLKALLTSEVLQNIVNLIPQEWLEWEGYDENAEEIRAIYFEFLSTRLAQSEVFTKTAQDARKALI encoded by the coding sequence ATGAATTCAACTTCAGAAATTCGCCACGTTAATGTTACGCGGTATATCACGCCCCTGCGCGAAGGCGGTTCCCTGCCTGCTGTGGCAGATGCCGATGACGGTTTTAAATATGTTGTTAAGTTTAAAGGCGCCGGTCATGGGGTAAAAATGCTCATTGCAGAATTGATAGGTTGTGAAGTGGGCAGGGTATTAGGTTTTAAAGTTCCTGAAGTGGTATTTGCTCATCTTGATGAAGCCTTTGGCCGTACCGAAGCCGATGAGGAAATTCAGGATTTATTAAAAGGGAGTCAGGGACTCAATATAGGATTGCATTTTTTATCGGGCGCCATCAATTTTGATCCGGTGGTCACTACAGTAGATGCCACTTTAGCTTCAGAAATTGTATGGTTTGATGCCTTTATGACTAATATTGACCGTACGTTTCGAAACACAAATATGCTTATGTGGCACCGCGAATTGTGGCTTATAGACCACGGCGCATCCCTTTATTTTCATCATAGTTTTACCAATTGGGAACAAGGAGCTCAAACGCCTTTTGGGTTGATAAAAGATCACGTATTGCTTCCGCAGGCAAGTGCACTGGAAGCTGCTGATACCAAACTCAAAGCACTATTAACTTCTGAAGTTTTACAAAATATCGTTAACCTCATCCCGCAAGAATGGCTTGAATGGGAAGGCTATGATGAAAACGCAGAAGAAATACGCGCAATCTACTTTGAGTTTTTAAGTACGCGACTGGCACAATCTGAAGTATTCACTAAAACCGCACAAGATGCACGAAAAGCACTTATATGA
- a CDS encoding DUF3037 domain-containing protein, with amino-acid sequence MHEKHLYEYAVIRLVPAVDREEFFNVGVIVYCKNPKYINMNYQLDAQKLVAFCPELDAEQVQKNLNAFKAISCGEKTGGPIAQLEASERFRWLTATRSSVIQTSKTHPGFSDDLEATLEQLFVDLVL; translated from the coding sequence ATGCACGAAAAGCACTTATATGAGTACGCGGTAATACGCCTTGTGCCCGCGGTTGATCGTGAGGAATTTTTTAATGTAGGCGTGATTGTATACTGTAAAAATCCGAAGTACATTAATATGAACTACCAGCTTGATGCGCAAAAACTCGTGGCCTTTTGTCCAGAGCTTGACGCAGAGCAGGTACAGAAAAACCTAAATGCCTTTAAAGCGATAAGCTGTGGTGAAAAAACCGGCGGACCCATTGCGCAACTGGAAGCTTCTGAACGTTTTAGATGGCTTACAGCCACCCGAAGCTCGGTGATTCAAACTTCAAAAACGCATCCGGGTTTTAGTGATGATTTAGAAGCAACGCTGGAGCAGCTTTTTGTGGATTTGGTGTTGTAA
- a CDS encoding S41 family peptidase, which yields MKYFLVVIFSFNIVNNYSQSTTKFNLDFEKQDLYENIARDWGTYGNYEITSDTTSVHTGKYSGRIVSNEDDTDGSLVYYIPAVYEGKTIRLDGFIKTKNVENGFAGLTLSIIGAGESLAFDNMKAADLKGTNDWNRYSITLPLPEGAEYFLIGGTLIGSGAVWFDDFTVTIDGEDIQSLSPKEIPIPKAKLDKEFDTGSEVEFPELTVDSLDKLTLLGKIWGFLKYHHPAIASGTYNWDYELFRILPEYLSTKNNLDRDTVLLNWIESFGEIEECQTCKETSELAFLKPDHSWFDNFFMTTELKSALNSIYANRHQGKGFYLGLDMAGRPDLLNEEIYKDVNLPDQGFQLLALYKYWNAVHYFFPYKYLTDEDWSKILKEYIPVFLKVKTRPEYELTVLKLIGEINDTHASPGGYSGFDLDKLRGDSYAPIRVRFVEEQLVVTHYYIKELKDSLDIKIGDVITQIDNVPVEEIVQNLNFLYPASNNETKLRDITNDILRSSKKKAVVKYISNKIEKEIELDLYPKSSLDLKWYDYDGENTYRILDGNIGYINLQMLTDSQIPKLKELLKDTKGIIIDIRRRPFGFFYNSLGSYFVSKPTPFVKVTYGNINNPGEFNFQNDYEILPSSETYEGKLVVLLNEDTQSSSEWATMAFKVGNNTTLIGSHTAGADGDISDLNLPFEITTYFSGIGVYYPDGRETQRIGILPDIEVKPSIEGIRQGRDELLEKAIEVINNE from the coding sequence ATGAAGTATTTTTTGGTTGTTATTTTTAGTTTCAACATAGTTAACAATTATTCGCAATCTACTACTAAATTCAATTTAGATTTTGAAAAACAAGACCTCTATGAAAATATAGCAAGAGATTGGGGAACGTACGGTAACTATGAAATAACCAGCGATACCACTTCGGTACACACCGGTAAATATTCCGGGAGGATTGTTTCAAATGAGGACGATACTGATGGAAGTTTGGTGTATTATATCCCCGCAGTCTATGAAGGAAAAACAATTCGGCTTGACGGTTTTATCAAAACGAAGAATGTAGAAAATGGTTTTGCAGGTTTAACACTGAGTATAATTGGTGCTGGAGAGAGTCTTGCCTTTGACAATATGAAAGCTGCTGATTTAAAAGGTACTAATGATTGGAATAGATATAGCATAACACTTCCTTTGCCAGAAGGAGCTGAGTACTTTTTAATAGGTGGGACATTAATCGGATCTGGAGCGGTTTGGTTTGACGATTTTACAGTGACTATAGATGGTGAGGATATTCAATCTTTATCACCAAAGGAAATACCAATTCCAAAGGCAAAACTTGACAAAGAATTTGATACTGGTTCAGAAGTTGAATTTCCGGAACTCACGGTAGATTCTTTAGACAAGTTGACCTTATTAGGAAAAATATGGGGATTTTTAAAATACCACCACCCTGCAATTGCATCAGGTACTTATAATTGGGATTATGAGCTCTTCCGAATTCTTCCAGAGTATTTAAGCACTAAGAATAATTTAGATAGAGATACAGTACTCTTGAACTGGATCGAGAGTTTTGGTGAAATAGAGGAGTGTCAAACTTGTAAAGAAACGTCAGAACTAGCATTCTTAAAACCAGACCACTCCTGGTTTGATAATTTTTTTATGACAACTGAACTGAAATCGGCACTGAACTCTATTTATGCAAACAGGCATCAGGGAAAGGGTTTTTATTTAGGGCTAGATATGGCAGGACGCCCAGACTTATTAAATGAAGAAATTTACAAAGACGTTAATCTTCCAGATCAGGGATTTCAACTTTTGGCATTGTATAAATACTGGAATGCTGTCCATTATTTTTTTCCATATAAATACCTAACCGATGAAGATTGGAGTAAAATTTTAAAAGAGTATATCCCTGTTTTTCTAAAAGTTAAAACCAGACCCGAATATGAATTAACAGTTTTAAAGTTAATAGGTGAAATAAATGATACGCACGCTAGTCCCGGAGGTTATTCAGGATTTGACTTAGACAAACTAAGAGGAGATAGTTATGCACCTATCCGAGTAAGATTTGTAGAGGAACAGTTAGTGGTAACGCATTATTATATTAAAGAACTAAAGGATAGTCTGGATATCAAAATAGGTGATGTAATTACCCAAATAGATAATGTTCCGGTTGAAGAAATTGTACAAAACCTTAATTTCCTTTATCCAGCTTCCAATAACGAAACTAAGTTAAGAGATATCACCAATGATATACTTAGGTCTTCTAAGAAAAAAGCAGTTGTCAAATACATTTCAAATAAAATAGAAAAGGAGATTGAGCTTGACCTGTACCCTAAAAGTTCTTTAGACTTAAAATGGTATGATTATGATGGAGAAAATACTTACCGAATACTTGATGGCAATATTGGCTACATAAATTTGCAAATGCTAACCGATTCGCAAATTCCTAAACTGAAAGAACTTTTGAAAGATACCAAGGGAATTATTATAGATATACGCAGACGTCCTTTTGGATTTTTTTATAACAGTTTGGGGTCTTATTTTGTATCAAAACCTACACCGTTTGTAAAAGTGACCTATGGGAACATTAATAATCCTGGAGAATTCAATTTTCAAAATGATTATGAAATCCTTCCTTCATCAGAAACGTATGAGGGTAAACTTGTAGTGCTTTTGAATGAAGATACGCAAAGCAGTTCTGAATGGGCAACAATGGCATTTAAAGTAGGAAATAACACCACTCTTATTGGCAGTCATACAGCAGGAGCTGATGGGGATATATCAGACTTAAATCTACCTTTTGAAATTACAACCTATTTTTCGGGAATAGGTGTTTATTATCCAGATGGTAGAGAAACACAACGAATAGGAATACTGCCGGATATTGAAGTAAAACCGAGTATTGAAGGGATACGGCAGGGTAGGGATGAGTTATTAGAAAAAGCTATTGAAGTAATCAATAACGAATAG
- a CDS encoding GH39 family glycosyl hydrolase, translating to MRLSKIHYFSILFILSLFSISTYAQYDNVNPVELNVDFDAKLGELKPIWAFWGHDEPNYTYMKDGKKLLTEISELSKVPVFLRVHSLLVTGDGEAALKWGSTNAYTEDEQGNPIYDWTIIDKIFDTYIDLGIKPLAQIGFMPEALSSKPKPYRHYWKPGAKYEEIFTGWAYPPKDYEKWAELVYQWVTHAVDRYGKEEVESWYWELWNEPNIGYWRGTIEEYIKLYDYTADAVKRALPEAKMGGPETTGPGWDKAEEFLRTFLDHIVSGKNYVTGETGAPLDFITYHAKGSPKLVDGQVHMNMGAQLNDLAKGFEIVASYPTLKHLPIIIGESDPEGCAACSEEDYPENAYRNGTMYSSYTAASFARKYAMAAAYDVNLVGAVTWGFEFEDQAWYAGFRDMATNGVDKPVLNVFRMFGMMHNTQVAVTGDLDYDYKKIRKESVRGNPDVNALASVGTDGASIMVFNYHDRNDLEVLASPVTINLKHVPATKVLVNQYRVDQEFSNSYTLYKEMGSPENPTQKQIDQLEQAGHLQLATSPKWVTVTNGELVLTLDLPRQGVALFQLEFEK from the coding sequence ATGCGACTCTCTAAAATTCACTATTTCAGCATATTATTTATTTTATCCTTGTTTTCGATAAGTACGTATGCGCAATATGATAATGTTAATCCGGTAGAACTAAATGTTGATTTTGACGCAAAATTGGGTGAGCTAAAACCTATTTGGGCATTCTGGGGACACGACGAACCCAATTATACCTATATGAAAGACGGTAAAAAATTACTTACCGAAATTTCAGAATTAAGCAAAGTTCCCGTTTTTTTAAGAGTGCACAGTTTATTAGTTACCGGCGATGGAGAGGCTGCGTTAAAATGGGGTTCTACTAATGCCTATACCGAAGATGAACAAGGAAATCCCATTTATGACTGGACGATTATCGATAAAATATTTGACACCTATATCGATCTAGGGATTAAGCCTCTTGCGCAAATAGGTTTTATGCCCGAAGCCTTATCCTCTAAACCCAAACCTTACAGACATTACTGGAAACCTGGAGCAAAATATGAGGAGATTTTTACAGGATGGGCATACCCGCCTAAGGATTATGAGAAATGGGCAGAGTTGGTATATCAATGGGTAACACACGCTGTAGATCGTTATGGAAAGGAAGAAGTAGAAAGCTGGTACTGGGAACTGTGGAATGAGCCTAACATTGGCTATTGGAGAGGTACAATCGAAGAATATATCAAGCTCTATGACTACACAGCAGATGCGGTAAAACGCGCGTTACCCGAAGCAAAAATGGGCGGACCGGAAACTACTGGTCCCGGGTGGGATAAGGCAGAAGAATTTTTACGTACCTTTTTAGATCACATTGTTTCAGGTAAAAATTATGTTACCGGAGAAACCGGAGCTCCACTAGATTTTATTACGTATCACGCTAAGGGTAGCCCTAAGCTGGTAGATGGCCAGGTACACATGAATATGGGCGCGCAATTAAATGATCTGGCAAAAGGCTTTGAGATTGTAGCTTCGTATCCTACGCTTAAACATTTGCCCATCATTATAGGTGAATCTGATCCTGAGGGTTGTGCAGCATGTTCTGAAGAGGATTATCCCGAAAATGCCTACCGAAACGGGACCATGTACAGCAGTTATACTGCAGCCTCTTTTGCGCGTAAATATGCCATGGCAGCAGCTTATGATGTCAATTTAGTAGGCGCAGTAACCTGGGGATTTGAGTTTGAAGATCAGGCTTGGTATGCCGGGTTTAGAGATATGGCAACAAATGGGGTAGATAAGCCGGTGCTTAATGTGTTTAGAATGTTTGGGATGATGCACAATACCCAGGTAGCCGTTACCGGCGATTTAGATTATGATTATAAGAAAATCCGTAAAGAGAGCGTGCGCGGTAATCCAGATGTGAATGCTTTGGCATCTGTGGGTACAGATGGCGCTTCAATTATGGTTTTTAATTACCACGATCGTAATGATTTGGAGGTTTTAGCATCTCCGGTTACAATAAATCTCAAACACGTTCCTGCTACTAAAGTGCTTGTTAATCAATACCGGGTTGATCAGGAATTTAGCAATTCGTATACGCTTTATAAAGAAATGGGTTCGCCAGAAAACCCCACGCAGAAACAAATAGACCAACTTGAACAGGCCGGACACTTACAATTAGCAACATCTCCCAAGTGGGTTACTGTAACTAATGGCGAACTGGTTTTAACGCTTGATCTGCCCAGACAAGGGGTAGCGTTGTTTCAGCTTGAATTTGAGAAGTAA
- a CDS encoding esterase: protein MKNYVLLFILSVSFFAQAQDTLFGAPDELTPKINDDKTVTFTLRAPKADSVQVTGAFLPFTKVKSPMGDMDKEGIANMTKGENGVWSYTTSVLPSDLYKYHFIVDGLRVADPTNSFGLRDVSAITNFFIVPGDRADLYMVQDVPHGTLASRWYDSPGLGIDRKLSIYTPPGYEDSKAEYPVLYLLHGAGGDEEAWLNLGRTVQILDNLIAQGKAKPMLVVMPNGNVDQDAAPGAGSRGYYMPTFFTAETMNGKYEANFMDVVKFVESNYRVKAKQASRAIAGLSMGGYHTMHISRFYPGTFDYVGLFSAAINPRIDQSGVGVYDDLDGTLKTQMDKGYKLYYMAIGETDFLYKTNEEFRARLDKIGMPYEYVENGDGHIWRNWRIYLSEFVPRLFQE, encoded by the coding sequence ATGAAAAACTATGTACTTCTTTTTATTTTAAGTGTTTCCTTTTTTGCGCAGGCTCAGGACACTCTATTTGGAGCGCCAGATGAACTTACTCCTAAAATTAACGATGATAAGACTGTAACATTTACGCTTAGAGCACCTAAGGCAGATAGTGTACAGGTAACCGGCGCTTTTTTACCCTTTACTAAAGTAAAAAGCCCTATGGGCGATATGGATAAAGAAGGGATTGCCAATATGACTAAAGGCGAAAACGGCGTATGGTCGTATACGACTTCGGTTCTCCCTTCAGATTTGTACAAATACCATTTTATAGTAGATGGTTTGCGTGTTGCTGATCCTACTAATTCTTTTGGTCTTCGTGATGTTTCAGCAATCACAAACTTTTTTATCGTTCCGGGAGATCGTGCAGACTTGTATATGGTGCAGGACGTACCTCATGGTACACTTGCCAGTCGCTGGTATGATTCACCGGGCTTAGGTATAGATCGTAAACTATCCATTTATACACCACCAGGTTATGAAGATTCAAAAGCAGAATATCCTGTTTTGTATTTATTACATGGTGCAGGGGGTGATGAAGAAGCCTGGTTAAATCTGGGGCGTACAGTACAAATTCTTGATAATCTTATCGCACAGGGTAAAGCAAAACCTATGCTGGTTGTAATGCCTAACGGTAACGTAGATCAGGATGCTGCACCGGGAGCAGGAAGCAGAGGCTATTATATGCCTACCTTCTTTACTGCAGAAACAATGAATGGTAAGTATGAAGCTAACTTTATGGATGTAGTAAAATTTGTAGAAAGTAATTACCGCGTTAAGGCCAAACAGGCGAGCAGGGCAATTGCAGGTCTTTCTATGGGTGGTTATCATACGATGCATATTTCGCGTTTTTATCCGGGCACTTTTGATTATGTAGGCTTATTTTCTGCAGCGATTAATCCGCGTATTGACCAAAGTGGAGTAGGCGTTTATGACGATCTTGACGGTACCCTAAAAACTCAGATGGATAAAGGGTATAAACTGTATTATATGGCAATAGGAGAAACCGATTTTCTATATAAAACGAATGAAGAGTTTAGAGCCAGACTTGATAAAATAGGAATGCCTTATGAGTATGTAGAAAATGGTGACGGTCATATCTGGAGAAACTGGCGTATTTATCTTTCAGAATTTGTACCTAGATTGTTTCAGGAATAA